The Arachis hypogaea cultivar Tifrunner chromosome 14, arahy.Tifrunner.gnm2.J5K5, whole genome shotgun sequence genome has a segment encoding these proteins:
- the LOC112740766 gene encoding probable polygalacturonase yields the protein MMVDTSTLGRFHHQRLEFKRCLPAIITSHRTLFTVLWIAAFASVFIWQRNVVVGGFFLFGRTLPPRPIPKLRPVVFNLTDFGGVGDGVTLNTEAFERAVSAISKLGKKGGGQLNVPPGRWLTAPFNLTSHMTLFVAQDAVILGLDDEKYWPLMPPLPSYGYGREHPGPRYGSLIHGQNLKDIVITGHNGTINGQGQTWWKKYRQKRLNHTRGPLVQIMWSSDIVIANITLRDSPFWTLHPYDCKNITIRNVTILAPVTEAPNTDGIDPDSCEDMLIEDCYISTGDDAIAIKSGWDQYGIAYGRPSMNIMIRNLVVRSVVSAGVSIGSEMSGGVSNVTVENILVWGSRRAVRIKTAPGRGGYVRHITYRNLTFDNVRVGIVIKTDYNEHPDDGYDPSALPVLKDISFTTVHGQGVRVPVRIHGSEEIPVRNVTFRDMSVGLTYKKKHIFQCAFVQGRVIGTIFPAPCENLDRYNEHGQLVKHSASQNVTDIDYDF from the exons ATGATGGTGGACACCTCAACGCTTGGGCGCTTCCACCACCAAAGACTCGAATTCAAGCGCTGTCTCCCCGCAATCATAACCTCCCACAGAACCCTCTTCACCGTCCTCTGGATCGCCGCCTTCGCCTCCGTCTTCATCTGGCAGAGGAACGTTGTCGTCGGAGGCTTCTTCCTCTTCGGTCGGACCCTCCCGCCGCGCCCGATTCCCAAGCTGAGGCCGGTGGTTTTCAACTTGACCGATTTCGGGGGTGTCGGCGACGGTGTCACCCTCAACACTGAGGCATTTGAGAGGGCCGTTTCTGCGATTTCCAAGTTGGGGAAGAAAGGTGGTGGCCAGCTCAATGTGCCTCCCGGTCGCTGGCTTACTGCGCCCTTCAATCTCACCAGCCATATGACACTTTTTGTAGCTCAAGATGCTGTTATTCTTGGACTTGAT GATGAGAAGTATTGGCCACTGATGCCACCATTGCCATCGTATGGGTATGGGAGGGAGCATCCTGGACCACGATATGGCAGTTTGATTCATGGTCAAAATCTTAAAGATATTGTGATAACAG GGCATAACGGTACCATAAATGGACAGGGACAAACCTGGTGGAAAAAGTATCGTCAAAAACGTCTCAACCACACAAGGGGGCCACTTGTTCAGATCATGTGGTCTAGTGACATTGTCATTGCTAATATTACTTTGCGTGACTCTCCTTTTTGGACACTTCATCCATATGACTGCAAAAACATCACTATAAGAAATGTTACAATATTGGCTCCTGTAACTGAAGCTCCAAATACTGATGGCATAGATCCTG ACTCTTGTGAGGACATGTTGATAGAGGACTGTTACATAAGTACAGGAGATGATGCAATTGCAATAAAAAGTGGCTGGGATCAGTATGGAATTGCTTATGGAAGGCCATCCATGAATATAATGATCCGGAATCTAGTTGTTCGCTCCGTGGTCAG TGCTGGCGTTTCAATAGGCAGTGAGATGTCTGGTGGGGTGTCCAATGTGACTGTGGAGAATATTCTTGTATGGGGTTCTAGGCGTGCCGTGAGGATTAAGACGGCCCCTGGGCGAGGCGGATATGTTCGCCATATTACTTACCGGAATCTAACATTTGATAACGTCCGTGTTGGAATAGTAATTAAGACAGATTACAACGAACACCCTGATGATGGATATGACCCTAGTGCACTTCCTGTACTCAAAGACATAAGTTTCACCACCGTCCATGGCCAGGGTGTTCGTGTGCCAGTACGAATTCATGGCAGCGAAGAGATCCCAGTGAGAAATGTGACGTTTCGGGACATGTCAGTTGGCCTCACCTACAAGAAGAAACATATCTTTCAGTGTGCCTTTGTCCAAGGGCGCGTAATAGGGACCATCTTTCCTGCTCCCTGTGAGAACCTTGATCGGTACAATGAGCATGGACAGCTAGTTAAGCATTCTGCTTCCCAGAATGTAACAGACATAGATTATGATTTTTGA